In Rhodothermales bacterium, the genomic stretch CTTCGTAACGAACATCGAAGCGGAGACGGCGCCGAAAGGCTTGAACGAAGACACCGTCCGATTCATTTCCGCGAAGAAGAACGAGCCGGAGTGGATGCTCGAGTGGCGGCTACGCGCGTTCCGCCACTGGCAGACCCTGCTCCAAAAAGAAGCGTACCCGCGGTGGGCGCATCTGACGTACCCCGAAATCGACTTTCAGAATATCAGCTACTACTCCGCCCCCAACACGCGGCCGAAGTACAACAGCCTGGAGGAAGTCGACCCCGAGCTCCTCAGCACGTTCGAGAAACTGGGTATTTCGCTCCTTGAGCAGAAGCGTCTGGTGGGGGTGGCGGTGGATGTGGTGATGGACAGCGTGTCCATCGCGACCACCTTCAAGGAGCAGCTCGGCGAGCTGGGCATTATCTTCTGTTCGTTCGGGGAAGCCGTCCAGGAGCACCCAGACCTCATCCGCCGCTATATCGGCTCGGTGGTGCCGTATACGGACAATTTCTATGCATCGCTCAACTCGGCGGTATTCTCCGACGGCTCGTTCTGTTACATCCCGAAGGGCGTCCACTGCCCCATGGAGCTATCGACCTATTTCCGCATCAACGAGGCCGGCACGGGGCAGTTCGAGCGGACGCTGATCGTGGCCGAGGAGGGCAGCTACGTGAGTTACCTGGAGGGCTGCACCGCCCCGATGCGCGACGAAAACCAGCTCCACGCCGCCGTCGTCGAGATCGTGGCGATGAAGGACGCCGAGGTCAAGTATTCGACCATCCAGAACTGGTATCCCGGCGACAACAACGGCAAGGGCGGGATCTACAACTTCGTGACCAAGCGCGGCATCTGCGAGGGCGCCAACGCGAAGATCGCCTGGACCCAGCTCGAAACCGGCAGCTCGATCACCTGGAAGTACCCGAGCGTCATCCTGAAGGGGGATCACTCCGTCGGCGAGTTCTACTCGGTCGCCTTCACGAAGGGGCGTCAACAGGCCGACACCGGCACGAAGATGATCCACCTCGGGAAAAACACCCGCAGCACGATCATCTCGAAAGGGATTTCAGCCGGCCGCGCCCAGAACAGCTACCGCGGCCTCGTGAAGATCGGCAAAAACGCCGACGGCGCCCGCAACTTCTCGCAGTGCGACTCGATGTTGCTCAGCTCTACCTGCGGGGCGCACACCTTTCCGTACCTCGAGATCTCCAACCCAACGGCGCAGGTCGAACACGAGGCCACGACATCGAAGGTGGGTGAGGATCAGATTTTCTACTGCAACCAGCGCGGCATCAGCGAGCAGGACGCGATCAAGCTGATTGTAAATGGCTTCTGTAAGGACATCCTGGCCAAGCTGCCCATGGAGTTCGCCGTGGAAGCCCAGAAACTACTGGCCATCGAACTTGAAGGCAGCGTCGGCTGACCCCCCTTAATCCCCCGTTTGCTCCCAACACGCATACCGATCGCGCCATCTCCCAGACTACTATGCTTCAGATAAACAACCTCCACGCTTCGATCGAAGATAAGCCCATTCTGAAGGGCCTCACCCTCACCGTCAACCCCGGCGAAGTGCATGCCATCATGGGCCCGAACGGTTCAGGAAAGAGCACCCTGGCTTCCGTGCTGGCCGGCCGCGATCTCTTCGAAGTCACGGAAGGTTCGATCGACTACCTCGGGCACGACCTGCTGGCGATGGAGCCCGAAGAGCGCGCCCTCGAAGGCATCTTCCTCGCGTTCCAGTACCCCGTCGAACTGCCCGGCGTAAGCATGTCAAACTTCCTGCGCCAGGCCGTGAACGCGCAGCGCGCGTACCGGGGCGAAGAGGCCATCCCGGCG encodes the following:
- the sufB gene encoding Fe-S cluster assembly protein SufB, which codes for MSQSQSDTEFLHEVAREDYKYGFVTNIEAETAPKGLNEDTVRFISAKKNEPEWMLEWRLRAFRHWQTLLQKEAYPRWAHLTYPEIDFQNISYYSAPNTRPKYNSLEEVDPELLSTFEKLGISLLEQKRLVGVAVDVVMDSVSIATTFKEQLGELGIIFCSFGEAVQEHPDLIRRYIGSVVPYTDNFYASLNSAVFSDGSFCYIPKGVHCPMELSTYFRINEAGTGQFERTLIVAEEGSYVSYLEGCTAPMRDENQLHAAVVEIVAMKDAEVKYSTIQNWYPGDNNGKGGIYNFVTKRGICEGANAKIAWTQLETGSSITWKYPSVILKGDHSVGEFYSVAFTKGRQQADTGTKMIHLGKNTRSTIISKGISAGRAQNSYRGLVKIGKNADGARNFSQCDSMLLSSTCGAHTFPYLEISNPTAQVEHEATTSKVGEDQIFYCNQRGISEQDAIKLIVNGFCKDILAKLPMEFAVEAQKLLAIELEGSVG